One window of the Nicotiana tabacum cultivar K326 chromosome 4, ASM71507v2, whole genome shotgun sequence genome contains the following:
- the LOC107814231 gene encoding uncharacterized protein LOC107814231 isoform X2 — MTACSCRSFLRWPLTNYQHLQRCFSSCGFKYNLGKHIEGVLRVAMDRKKQKMVAKTWRHVSTQSRSNEGDEKHNIGGQVQEVKCTVSSYESTVLAEDSGAEVVNDDEPLSAAQKHSVTFEAGASLMRFIRGKGGATQRTIEKEMGVQIILPLSRKEDCLIIEGNSAESVARASDRVQAIIDEAVKSRNLDYSHFVSLPLAIHPELVKKLINFQNSILGITEVNQDENLECDSSGNTSDSEGEEQDLSKPRVAVEVKTEDSNDHVKVDITNMPLVSYSPKVSKSSISESKASKLLGLEIEKSIFINPKTFHLTVLMLKLWNKDRIEAASEVLRTVSPKVIDALESQPVSIRLKGLESMRGSPAKARVVYAPVEVIGGEDRLLRACQVITNAFTEAGLVLEKDANQKLKLHATIMNARHRKSKTRSRKADSFDARTIFGQYGSEEWGEYLIREAHLSQRFVFDDNGYYHCCASIPFPEEMQLD; from the exons ATGACAGCTTGCAGCTGCAGGTCCTTTTTAAGGTGGCCACTTACCAATTACCAACATTTACAG AGATGTTTTTCTTCTTGCGGTTTTAAATATAACTTGGGGAAGCATATTGAAGGAGTTTTGCGTGTTGCCATGGACCGGAAAAAGCAGAAAATGGTTGCCAAAACATGGAGACATGTTTCTACTCAATCAAGGTCTAATGAAG GTGATGAGAAGCATAACATTGGAGGTCAAGTGCAAGAAGTTAAATGCACCGTCTCTTCCTATGAGTCAACAGTTTTGGCAGAGGACAGTGGAGCTGAAGtagtaaatgatgatgaaccaCTTTCAGCAGCTCAGAAGCATTCAGTTACATTCGAG GCAGGGGCTTCCTTGATGCGTTTCATCAGAGGGAAAGG AGGTGCAACACAGAGGACAATTGAAAAGGAAATGGGAGTTCAAATCATACTTCCATTATCGCGGAAAGAGGATTGTCTAA TCATAGAAGGAAATTCTGCTGAAAGTGTGGCAAGAGCATCAGATAGAGTCCAAGCCATAATTGATGAG GCAGTTAAAAGCCGGAATCTTGACTACTCTCACTTTGTATCACTTCCATTGGCCATACACCCTGAACTGGTCAAGAAGCTCATCAACTTTCAGAACTCGATTCTTGGAATTACCGAAGTTAATCAAGATGAAAATTTGGAATGTGATTCAAGTGGTAACACTTCTGATTCGGAAGGTGAGGAGCAGGACTTGAGTAAACCACGGGTTGCAGTGGAAGTCAAGACTGAAGATTCTAATGATCATGTTAAAGTGGATATAACCAACATGCCACTCGTGAGTTACTCGCCTAAAGTGTCCAAGTCCTCTATTTCAGAATCAAAGGCTTCTAAACTGTTAG GTTTGGAAATTGAGAAGTCCATCTTTATTAATCCAAAAACATTCCACTTGACTGTGCTCATGCTGAAGCTTTGGAATAAGGACCGAATTGAAGCTGCTTCTGAGGTTTTGCGG ACTGTCTCACCAAAAGTAATTGATGCTTTGGAGAGCCAACCCGTGTCTATAAGACTGAAGGGTTTG GAAAGCATGAGAGGTTCTCCAGCAAAAGCTCGTGTTGTATATGCTCCTGTGGAAGTAATTGGTGGTGAAGACCGACTTTTACGTGCCTGTC AGGTGATCACTAATGCGTTCACTGAAGCTGGTCTTGTTCTTGAAAAAGATGCAAACCAGAAGTTAAAG TTGCATGCCACTATAATGAATGCGCGACACAGAAAAAG CAAAACAAGATCAAGAAAAGCTGATTCCTTTGATGCACGAACAATTTTTGGTCAATATGGCTCGGAAGAATGGGGAGAGTATCTTATCCGTGAAGCTCATCTTTCACAAAGGTTTGTGTTCGATGACAATGGCTATTACCATTGCTGTGCTTCCATCCCATTTCCTGAAGAGATGCAGCTAGATTGA
- the LOC107814231 gene encoding uncharacterized protein LOC107814231 isoform X3 has translation MTACSCRSFLRWPLTNYQHLQRCFSSCGFKYNLGKHIEGVLRVAMDRKKQKMVAKTWRHVSTQSRSNEVLGDEKHNIGGQVQEVKCTVSSYESTVLAEDSGAEVVNDDEPLSAAQKHSVTFEAGASLMRFIRGKGGATQRTIEKEMGVQIILPLSRKEDCLIIEGNSAESVARASDRVQAIIDEAVKSRNLDYSHFVSLPLAIHPELVKKLINFQNSILGITEVNQDENLECDSSGNTSDSEGEEQDLSKPRVAVEVKTEDSNDHVKVDITNMPLVSYSPKVSKSSISESKASKLLGLEIEKSIFINPKTFHLTVLMLKLWNKDRIEAASEVLRTVSPKVIDALESQPVSIRLKGLLHATIMNARHRKSKTRSRKADSFDARTIFGQYGSEEWGEYLIREAHLSQRFVFDDNGYYHCCASIPFPEEMQLD, from the exons ATGACAGCTTGCAGCTGCAGGTCCTTTTTAAGGTGGCCACTTACCAATTACCAACATTTACAG AGATGTTTTTCTTCTTGCGGTTTTAAATATAACTTGGGGAAGCATATTGAAGGAGTTTTGCGTGTTGCCATGGACCGGAAAAAGCAGAAAATGGTTGCCAAAACATGGAGACATGTTTCTACTCAATCAAGGTCTAATGAAG TTCTAGGTGATGAGAAGCATAACATTGGAGGTCAAGTGCAAGAAGTTAAATGCACCGTCTCTTCCTATGAGTCAACAGTTTTGGCAGAGGACAGTGGAGCTGAAGtagtaaatgatgatgaaccaCTTTCAGCAGCTCAGAAGCATTCAGTTACATTCGAG GCAGGGGCTTCCTTGATGCGTTTCATCAGAGGGAAAGG AGGTGCAACACAGAGGACAATTGAAAAGGAAATGGGAGTTCAAATCATACTTCCATTATCGCGGAAAGAGGATTGTCTAA TCATAGAAGGAAATTCTGCTGAAAGTGTGGCAAGAGCATCAGATAGAGTCCAAGCCATAATTGATGAG GCAGTTAAAAGCCGGAATCTTGACTACTCTCACTTTGTATCACTTCCATTGGCCATACACCCTGAACTGGTCAAGAAGCTCATCAACTTTCAGAACTCGATTCTTGGAATTACCGAAGTTAATCAAGATGAAAATTTGGAATGTGATTCAAGTGGTAACACTTCTGATTCGGAAGGTGAGGAGCAGGACTTGAGTAAACCACGGGTTGCAGTGGAAGTCAAGACTGAAGATTCTAATGATCATGTTAAAGTGGATATAACCAACATGCCACTCGTGAGTTACTCGCCTAAAGTGTCCAAGTCCTCTATTTCAGAATCAAAGGCTTCTAAACTGTTAG GTTTGGAAATTGAGAAGTCCATCTTTATTAATCCAAAAACATTCCACTTGACTGTGCTCATGCTGAAGCTTTGGAATAAGGACCGAATTGAAGCTGCTTCTGAGGTTTTGCGG ACTGTCTCACCAAAAGTAATTGATGCTTTGGAGAGCCAACCCGTGTCTATAAGACTGAAGGGTTTG TTGCATGCCACTATAATGAATGCGCGACACAGAAAAAG CAAAACAAGATCAAGAAAAGCTGATTCCTTTGATGCACGAACAATTTTTGGTCAATATGGCTCGGAAGAATGGGGAGAGTATCTTATCCGTGAAGCTCATCTTTCACAAAGGTTTGTGTTCGATGACAATGGCTATTACCATTGCTGTGCTTCCATCCCATTTCCTGAAGAGATGCAGCTAGATTGA
- the LOC107814230 gene encoding uncharacterized protein LOC107814230: MLERVLSSRRAAPFSDDGDDDGDESKTRKHISVPTRITNYLIRTGHLWPCLLIGLVIIVLTSFVYHTRDLVCISASSSDHISRLRFFGFDGLETDFGSLGVPWCRSKHGKTVEWTTKDLIKGLEEFVPIYETRPIKNNMYGMGFDHSFGLWFMTRWLKPELMIESGAFKGHSTWVLRQAMPDTPIISLTPRHPEKYLKKGPAYVDGNCTYYAGKDFVDFGSVDWRKVMKKHGVKDLSHVLVFFDDHQNELKRLKQALKAGFRHLLFEDNYDTGTGDHYSFRQMCDQFYIRGGGHSCFKDSDEARIRARRKKFWEKSVDIEELCGPGEAWWGVKGKMRDDFNHSNKAISYSEHFKNSRFVESVLDVYWELPPVAGPSLTHQTRYDPARASSPIVEDGRYGLFRRLGLSRLEASVFNGYTQMVYLQVSQE, encoded by the exons ATGCTAGAAAGGGTGCTCTCTTCTCGGAGGGCGGCGCCGTTCAGTGACGACGGCGATGACGACGGCGACGAATCCAAAACACGAAAGCACATTTCCGTACCGACGAGGATCACGAATTACTTGATTCGAACCGGCCACCTCTGGCCATGCCTTCTCATAGGGCTCGTAATCATTGTGCTCACTTCTTTCGTTTATCACACTCGTGATTTAGTGTGTATCTCAGCTTCCTCTTCCGATCACATTTCTCGTTTGCGATTCTTCGGCTTTGATGGCCTTGAAACCGACTTCGGATCTCTCGGCGTTCCCTGGT GCAGATCGAAACATGGAAAAACTGTTGAATGGACCACAAAGGATTTAATCAAAGGTCTGGAGGAGTTTGTGCCCATATATGAGACACGACCTATTAAGAATAACATGTATGGGATGGGTTTTGACCACAGCTTTGGGCTCTGGTTTATGACTCGGTGGTTAAAACCAGAATTGATGATTGAGAGTGGTGCATTCAAAGGACACTCAACTTGGGTTTTGAGACAAGCAATGCCAGATACACCAATCATCTCACTTACACCCCGTCATCCTGAGAAGTATCTCAAGAAAGGACCTGCTTATGTTGATGGCAACTGCACATACTATGCTGGAAAAGACTTTGTTGATTTTGGAAGCGTAGATTGGAGAAAAGTTATGAAGAAACACGGAGTCAAGGATCTTAGCCATGTTCTTGTCTTTTTTGATGACCATCAAAATGAATTGAAAAG ACTGAAGCAAGCACTTAAAGCTGGGTTCAGGCATCTTTTGTTTGAGGACAATTATGATACTGGTACTGGAGATCACTATTCCTTCAGGCAGATGTGTGATCAATTTTATATAAGAG GTGGAGGCCATAGCTGCTTTAAGGACAGTGATGAAGCAAGGATCAGAGCAAGAAGGAAGAAGTTCTGGGAGAAGTCCGTTGATATTGAGGAACTTTGTGGTCCTGGTGAAGCTTGGTGGGGAGTGAAAGGGAAGATGCGGGATGATTTTAACCACAGCAATAAAGCCATTTCTTATTCAGAACATTTTAAAAATAGCAGGTTTGTAGAGTCAGTGTTAGATGTTTATTGGGAGCTTCCTCCTGTGGCTGGTCCTTCATTAACTCATCAGACGAGATATGATCCGGCTCGTGCATCAAGTCCTATTGTTGAAGACGGCAGATATGGCTTGTTTCGGAGGCTTGGCTTATCTAGACTGGAGGCATCTGTATTCAACGGTTACACTCAAATGGTCTATCTTCAGGTGTCACAAGAATGA
- the LOC107814231 gene encoding uncharacterized protein LOC107814231 isoform X4, translating into MTACSCRSFLRWPLTNYQHLQRCFSSCGFKYNLGKHIEGVLRVAMDRKKQKMVAKTWRHVSTQSRSNEGDEKHNIGGQVQEVKCTVSSYESTVLAEDSGAEVVNDDEPLSAAQKHSVTFEAGASLMRFIRGKGGATQRTIEKEMGVQIILPLSRKEDCLIIEGNSAESVARASDRVQAIIDEAVKSRNLDYSHFVSLPLAIHPELVKKLINFQNSILGITEVNQDENLECDSSGNTSDSEGEEQDLSKPRVAVEVKTEDSNDHVKVDITNMPLVSYSPKVSKSSISESKASKLLGLEIEKSIFINPKTFHLTVLMLKLWNKDRIEAASEVLRTVSPKVIDALESQPVSIRLKGLLHATIMNARHRKSKTRSRKADSFDARTIFGQYGSEEWGEYLIREAHLSQRFVFDDNGYYHCCASIPFPEEMQLD; encoded by the exons ATGACAGCTTGCAGCTGCAGGTCCTTTTTAAGGTGGCCACTTACCAATTACCAACATTTACAG AGATGTTTTTCTTCTTGCGGTTTTAAATATAACTTGGGGAAGCATATTGAAGGAGTTTTGCGTGTTGCCATGGACCGGAAAAAGCAGAAAATGGTTGCCAAAACATGGAGACATGTTTCTACTCAATCAAGGTCTAATGAAG GTGATGAGAAGCATAACATTGGAGGTCAAGTGCAAGAAGTTAAATGCACCGTCTCTTCCTATGAGTCAACAGTTTTGGCAGAGGACAGTGGAGCTGAAGtagtaaatgatgatgaaccaCTTTCAGCAGCTCAGAAGCATTCAGTTACATTCGAG GCAGGGGCTTCCTTGATGCGTTTCATCAGAGGGAAAGG AGGTGCAACACAGAGGACAATTGAAAAGGAAATGGGAGTTCAAATCATACTTCCATTATCGCGGAAAGAGGATTGTCTAA TCATAGAAGGAAATTCTGCTGAAAGTGTGGCAAGAGCATCAGATAGAGTCCAAGCCATAATTGATGAG GCAGTTAAAAGCCGGAATCTTGACTACTCTCACTTTGTATCACTTCCATTGGCCATACACCCTGAACTGGTCAAGAAGCTCATCAACTTTCAGAACTCGATTCTTGGAATTACCGAAGTTAATCAAGATGAAAATTTGGAATGTGATTCAAGTGGTAACACTTCTGATTCGGAAGGTGAGGAGCAGGACTTGAGTAAACCACGGGTTGCAGTGGAAGTCAAGACTGAAGATTCTAATGATCATGTTAAAGTGGATATAACCAACATGCCACTCGTGAGTTACTCGCCTAAAGTGTCCAAGTCCTCTATTTCAGAATCAAAGGCTTCTAAACTGTTAG GTTTGGAAATTGAGAAGTCCATCTTTATTAATCCAAAAACATTCCACTTGACTGTGCTCATGCTGAAGCTTTGGAATAAGGACCGAATTGAAGCTGCTTCTGAGGTTTTGCGG ACTGTCTCACCAAAAGTAATTGATGCTTTGGAGAGCCAACCCGTGTCTATAAGACTGAAGGGTTTG TTGCATGCCACTATAATGAATGCGCGACACAGAAAAAG CAAAACAAGATCAAGAAAAGCTGATTCCTTTGATGCACGAACAATTTTTGGTCAATATGGCTCGGAAGAATGGGGAGAGTATCTTATCCGTGAAGCTCATCTTTCACAAAGGTTTGTGTTCGATGACAATGGCTATTACCATTGCTGTGCTTCCATCCCATTTCCTGAAGAGATGCAGCTAGATTGA
- the LOC107814231 gene encoding uncharacterized protein LOC107814231 isoform X1, producing MTACSCRSFLRWPLTNYQHLQRCFSSCGFKYNLGKHIEGVLRVAMDRKKQKMVAKTWRHVSTQSRSNEVLGDEKHNIGGQVQEVKCTVSSYESTVLAEDSGAEVVNDDEPLSAAQKHSVTFEAGASLMRFIRGKGGATQRTIEKEMGVQIILPLSRKEDCLIIEGNSAESVARASDRVQAIIDEAVKSRNLDYSHFVSLPLAIHPELVKKLINFQNSILGITEVNQDENLECDSSGNTSDSEGEEQDLSKPRVAVEVKTEDSNDHVKVDITNMPLVSYSPKVSKSSISESKASKLLGLEIEKSIFINPKTFHLTVLMLKLWNKDRIEAASEVLRTVSPKVIDALESQPVSIRLKGLESMRGSPAKARVVYAPVEVIGGEDRLLRACQVITNAFTEAGLVLEKDANQKLKLHATIMNARHRKSKTRSRKADSFDARTIFGQYGSEEWGEYLIREAHLSQRFVFDDNGYYHCCASIPFPEEMQLD from the exons ATGACAGCTTGCAGCTGCAGGTCCTTTTTAAGGTGGCCACTTACCAATTACCAACATTTACAG AGATGTTTTTCTTCTTGCGGTTTTAAATATAACTTGGGGAAGCATATTGAAGGAGTTTTGCGTGTTGCCATGGACCGGAAAAAGCAGAAAATGGTTGCCAAAACATGGAGACATGTTTCTACTCAATCAAGGTCTAATGAAG TTCTAGGTGATGAGAAGCATAACATTGGAGGTCAAGTGCAAGAAGTTAAATGCACCGTCTCTTCCTATGAGTCAACAGTTTTGGCAGAGGACAGTGGAGCTGAAGtagtaaatgatgatgaaccaCTTTCAGCAGCTCAGAAGCATTCAGTTACATTCGAG GCAGGGGCTTCCTTGATGCGTTTCATCAGAGGGAAAGG AGGTGCAACACAGAGGACAATTGAAAAGGAAATGGGAGTTCAAATCATACTTCCATTATCGCGGAAAGAGGATTGTCTAA TCATAGAAGGAAATTCTGCTGAAAGTGTGGCAAGAGCATCAGATAGAGTCCAAGCCATAATTGATGAG GCAGTTAAAAGCCGGAATCTTGACTACTCTCACTTTGTATCACTTCCATTGGCCATACACCCTGAACTGGTCAAGAAGCTCATCAACTTTCAGAACTCGATTCTTGGAATTACCGAAGTTAATCAAGATGAAAATTTGGAATGTGATTCAAGTGGTAACACTTCTGATTCGGAAGGTGAGGAGCAGGACTTGAGTAAACCACGGGTTGCAGTGGAAGTCAAGACTGAAGATTCTAATGATCATGTTAAAGTGGATATAACCAACATGCCACTCGTGAGTTACTCGCCTAAAGTGTCCAAGTCCTCTATTTCAGAATCAAAGGCTTCTAAACTGTTAG GTTTGGAAATTGAGAAGTCCATCTTTATTAATCCAAAAACATTCCACTTGACTGTGCTCATGCTGAAGCTTTGGAATAAGGACCGAATTGAAGCTGCTTCTGAGGTTTTGCGG ACTGTCTCACCAAAAGTAATTGATGCTTTGGAGAGCCAACCCGTGTCTATAAGACTGAAGGGTTTG GAAAGCATGAGAGGTTCTCCAGCAAAAGCTCGTGTTGTATATGCTCCTGTGGAAGTAATTGGTGGTGAAGACCGACTTTTACGTGCCTGTC AGGTGATCACTAATGCGTTCACTGAAGCTGGTCTTGTTCTTGAAAAAGATGCAAACCAGAAGTTAAAG TTGCATGCCACTATAATGAATGCGCGACACAGAAAAAG CAAAACAAGATCAAGAAAAGCTGATTCCTTTGATGCACGAACAATTTTTGGTCAATATGGCTCGGAAGAATGGGGAGAGTATCTTATCCGTGAAGCTCATCTTTCACAAAGGTTTGTGTTCGATGACAATGGCTATTACCATTGCTGTGCTTCCATCCCATTTCCTGAAGAGATGCAGCTAGATTGA